Below is a genomic region from Eupeodes corollae chromosome 1, idEupCoro1.1, whole genome shotgun sequence.
CAGAGATTTTCAAGGAACAGAAAGACACTTCTGTGCAAAAGCAACTTGCCTTCATGTTGGCTCGTCAGCAGGTGTGCTTGGAGTTAGACGAATCAATTCCGGAGTACGACGATTTGATGGAAATTATGTCGAATGCCAATTTGAACAAGAACTTCTTGAATCTGGCTCGTGAGCTGGACATCATGGAGCCAAAAACACCAGAGGATATTTACAAATCGCACTTGGACAATGCAAGGACTCGTTTCCCATCGATCCAAGTGGACTCGGCTAAGCAGAACTTGGCTGCAAGTTTCGTCAATGGATTCGTGAATGCAGGATTCGGAGTGGACAAACTCTTGAGCGAGGATGGCAACAAATGGCTGTACAAGAACAAGGAGCACGGAATGTTGAGTGCCACTGCTTCGCTGGGTCTCATTCTGCTTTGGGATGTCGATGGCGGTTTGGCCATGATCGACAAATACCTGTATTCCACCGATGACTACATCAAGTCTGGAGCTTTGTTGGCTTGTGGTATCGTTAATTGTGGTATTCGCAACGAAGTGGATCCCGCCCATGCTTTGCTCTCTGATTACATTGAGAACAACAACACATCCATGCGGATTGGTGCAATTTTGGGGTTGGGTATTGCTTACGCTGGATCGAACCGATCCATTGTCATCGATACACTGAAGACAGTATTCAACTCTGATCGCAAGAACGCTGCTAACATCGAAGTTCTTGGCATCACAGCTTTGAGCATGGGTTTGATCAGTGTGGGCTCCTGCAATGCTGAAGTCACTGAGATCCTCTTGCAGACTATCATGGGTCTGAGCAAGACCGATCTCCGAGACACCTACACCAGATTCTTGATGTTGGGCTTGGGACTGCTTTATTTGGGAAGACAAAAGGCCACCGAAGCTGTCATGAGCACTTTGGAAGTTCTCGATGAACCCTACAAATCCATGGCTACCACAATGGTAGACATTTGCGCATACGCCGGAACTGGAAATGTCCTCAAAATCCAACAATTGCTCCACATCTGCTCGGATCATTACGAGACTTCGAGTTCAGATAGCAGTGATGACAAGCAGAAGAAGAACAAGGAGAAGGACAAGGCCGAAAAAGAAAAGGAGCGAGAGAAGGACTTGTCAGGCACACAATCGATTGCCGTTCTTGGAATAGCCCTGATTGCCATGGGCGAGGATATTGGAGCTGAAATGGCGTTCAGGTCGTTCGGAAATCTCCTCCGTTACTGTGAGCCGTGCATCCGCCGTGCAGTTCCATTGGCATTGGGTTTGATCTCCGCCTCCAATCCCAAGTTGAACATCCTGGATACTTTGAGCAAATTCTCCCACGATAGCGACGCCGAAGTAGCTCACAACGCAATCTTTGCAATGGGTCTTTCCGGAGCTGGAACCAACAATGCACGTCTCGCGTCTATGTTGCGTCAACTTGCCCAATACCACCAGAAGGACCCCAGCAATCTATTTATGGTCCGCATTGCACAGAGTTTGACTCATCTGGGCAAGGGCACCCTCACACTGAGCCCCTACCACAGTGACCGTCAGCTTATGAATCCAATGGCAGTAGCTGGTCTAATGGCTACATTGGTTTCATTCTTGGACGTTAAGAATCTAATCTTAGGACGTTCGCATTACCTGCTGTATGCCCTGGTGCCAGCAATGCAAGCCCGCATGCTCATCACAttcgatgaagaactgaatcaATTGCAAGTGCCTGTCCGAGTGGGTATGGCTATTGATGTTGTTGGCCAAGCAGGTAAACCCAAAACTATCACCGGATTCCAGACTCACACCACACCCGTCCTCTTGGCCATGGGTGAGCGAGCTGAATTGGCAACTGATGAGTACATAACCCTGACACCAGTGATGGAAggatttgttattttgaaaaagaatccaaatTATGTGAAGTAATTTCATCCAAAAGAGGTGGGTCTAAAactgcaaataaatatttaatgtctTATGTACTAATTATTTCCGTTTTATTTCATTAGCTATAActgttttttcatttcaatatcttaaataaaatgaaccgtatgataacaataaaatagatcgaagttttttgatgaaataatcaatatattttttgttgttgttcttaaaatatatttttagatttaggaTTTGGGAATGCAAACGAAACCACCCGAATTTCTTGATTATTTCTTTTGAACCGATTTTATTGCTACGtaggtatatattttatgttcCCTATGAAGTGGTCCAAAATAGTGTCAGCTAGCTAGGAACTAGCTTacaaatttctattaaaaaaggaGAGAAAAATAGCTATCAATCAAAAATCCGTTATAAGGGTAACgacttattaaaatttttaaagataacaaTGTTCTACATTTATTGATTAAGACTTTTGgatttctattctttttttgcgcgcacacttaaggggatataactacccttattatgtaaagacacagtgtgagcactaggaaagggagggGGGTTGAGAGGaggtcggtgcacattggttttgaattcccgaatattgcaatggctgggaaaggcagagtgtggtaaggaattctacattcgcgaagtacggctaaagaacgaatctctgacTTGAtggtacgaccgaagttggcctcgagggtatactgatgagcattcctagaagcgcgagtattaccgttgaactgtttaaggggaggaatgcagctggctatttctttaGAGCATGAGACGGTAAACCGCTTGAGACAGGAAACTTTACGTCAATGTTCGgtcgacgtaaatgatcctatgatggtattatcaccaatcaatctaaatgctctacgttcaatacagTTCCACGAGATGTGGTTGGTGGTACACATATCGAGACGtccagtctcctcgatgcaagtgccatccaggGATAATGacaaggggggtatatctcgctttaacgatagaaGACAGAATtgcgttttcaaagcattaaattcacgcgttttttttattccctattgtattaatgaatttattatattttgtcctttcagttccacattcgaaggtgAGGGATGAgattttgaaaacgaatatgaaaagctaagagtactatcgtcagcgaaacaatgtattggattagaagttgcagacaagagatcattaataaaaatgagaaagagtgttggagataaaacagagccctggggcacacctccataactatgtaaagattgcttccactgttcgttgagatgaaccatgagatcaccagttgacctattgctacgaaagccgtattgtcggtcattaagaagctttcaatgttcgagatatttcttgagctgataattaatcagcgtttccatgaccttggaaagaagagacataagtgcaatcggtcggtaattagagggtgaggctggacaaatgcggttttccttccgctcggaacgagacctgagatgtaggacagatgaaaaagcttacgcagtggttttgccagcgttgaaaaacacctcttcagaacaatagcgcggataccatccggaccagcagatttatgaatgttgaaatctttaagaactcttgccacagtatgagtgcgaaaaaagattggtcccatagaatcactaactcacTCAAGTACAGGCGTAGTCATAACAGTCACTGACAATGTTGAATTAGCTTGTTTGAACCTAATCCGGCTTTCCTCACTTAGTTTGGCTTtg
It encodes:
- the LOC129940400 gene encoding 26S proteasome non-ATPase regulatory subunit 2; translation: MTGETAKAEQPKPSTPAAGGAAEEKKDTDEKEQQELSDEDQQLQEELEMLVTRLEEPDKSLYLPALEVMGKLIRASTTSMTSVPKPLKFMRPHYETMKNIYKEMPEQKSRMVCADIISVLAMTMGSGKDCLAYRFLCDPEQKIGEWGHEYVRHLSGEIAAHYLETTGEFQTQLIELVKQIVPYNMEHNAEADACDLLIEIEHLHLLLDYVDEGAYPRVCLYLQSCYPYVPEPDNLVILQTALNLSRKFNQYTQAMRLALMLNDMDIIAEIFKEQKDTSVQKQLAFMLARQQVCLELDESIPEYDDLMEIMSNANLNKNFLNLARELDIMEPKTPEDIYKSHLDNARTRFPSIQVDSAKQNLAASFVNGFVNAGFGVDKLLSEDGNKWLYKNKEHGMLSATASLGLILLWDVDGGLAMIDKYLYSTDDYIKSGALLACGIVNCGIRNEVDPAHALLSDYIENNNTSMRIGAILGLGIAYAGSNRSIVIDTLKTVFNSDRKNAANIEVLGITALSMGLISVGSCNAEVTEILLQTIMGLSKTDLRDTYTRFLMLGLGLLYLGRQKATEAVMSTLEVLDEPYKSMATTMVDICAYAGTGNVLKIQQLLHICSDHYETSSSDSSDDKQKKNKEKDKAEKEKEREKDLSGTQSIAVLGIALIAMGEDIGAEMAFRSFGNLLRYCEPCIRRAVPLALGLISASNPKLNILDTLSKFSHDSDAEVAHNAIFAMGLSGAGTNNARLASMLRQLAQYHQKDPSNLFMVRIAQSLTHLGKGTLTLSPYHSDRQLMNPMAVAGLMATLVSFLDVKNLILGRSHYLLYALVPAMQARMLITFDEELNQLQVPVRVGMAIDVVGQAGKPKTITGFQTHTTPVLLAMGERAELATDEYITLTPVMEGFVILKKNPNYVK